In one window of Drosophila innubila isolate TH190305 chromosome 2L unlocalized genomic scaffold, UK_Dinn_1.0 4_B_2L, whole genome shotgun sequence DNA:
- the LOC117779649 gene encoding ficolin-1-like has translation MFPKIISIIAVIISIIILSDSVRIRDNNDTSVFLAISSQLSQLKAELDRLVERQDLQHLRNYARNCAEATIPNSKPSGIYEILIPSYSKNPFKVTCDATTHGGGWTVILNRIDGSENFYRDWNTYKMGFGDLDGEFFLGLDKLHALTAEHSQQLLVILEDFEGTVHNVTYERFGISGEEQQYGLNTLSQGIGTIGDSSHIIGA, from the exons ATGTTCCCGAAAATAATAAGCATAATAGCagtaataatttcaattataattctCTCTGATTCTGTTCGAATTCGCGACAATAATGACACAAGCGTATTTCTTGCGATTAGTTCCCAGCTAAGTCAATTGAA AGCGGAATTAGATCGACTGGTCGAAAGGCAAGACTTACAACACTTGAGAAACTATGCACGTAATTGTGCGGAAGCAACAATTCCTAATTCCAAGCCCAGCGGGATCTATGAGATTCTTATTCCCAGCTACAGTAAAAACCCATTTAAAGTGACCTGCGACGCAACGACTCATGGAGGCGGTTGGACTGTCATTTTAAATCGAATCGATGGAAGTGAGAACTTCTATCGAGACTGGAACACTTACAAAATGGGTTTTGGTGACTTGGATGGTGAGTTCTTCTTAGGATTGGACAAACTTCATGCGCTGACTGCAGAGCACAGTCAGCAATTGCTTGTGATTCTGGAGGATTTCGAGGGAACAGTTCACAACGTAACTTACGAGAGATTTGGAATCTCAGGCGAAGAGCAACAATATGGCTTAAATACGTTGAGCCAAGGCATTGGAACTATTGGCGATTCCTCGCATATCATCGGGGCATGA